In Paraconexibacter algicola, the following proteins share a genomic window:
- a CDS encoding glutathione S-transferase family protein, with product MPNKLFMIDGSHPCATVERALTMKGIPYKTVELVPPLHAPVAKALFGVRTVPAMTFEDGLKVSGSRAILAELERRVPEPSLWPTDPERRAAVAAAERWGDEVFQSIPRRILWPAFQRNPKALPSFTENSKIPAPGAALVAAAPVLTRIERRMNGATDAATRADLLALPAHLDRIDAWIADGTLGGEPPNAADLQILPSVRLLMTIGDVAPLIEGRPVADLVRRALPAIGGHVPAGTYPAEWLPAPAAAT from the coding sequence ATGCCGAACAAGCTCTTCATGATCGACGGCTCCCATCCGTGCGCGACGGTCGAACGCGCCCTGACGATGAAGGGCATCCCGTACAAGACGGTCGAGCTGGTGCCGCCGCTGCACGCGCCGGTCGCCAAGGCGCTCTTCGGCGTGCGCACCGTCCCGGCGATGACGTTCGAGGACGGCCTGAAGGTCAGCGGGTCCCGCGCGATCCTCGCCGAGCTCGAGCGCCGCGTGCCCGAGCCGTCGCTGTGGCCGACCGACCCGGAGCGCCGCGCCGCGGTCGCCGCCGCCGAGCGCTGGGGCGACGAGGTGTTCCAGTCGATCCCGCGGCGGATCCTGTGGCCCGCGTTCCAGCGCAACCCCAAGGCGCTGCCGTCCTTCACCGAGAACTCGAAGATCCCGGCCCCCGGCGCGGCGCTCGTCGCGGCCGCCCCCGTGCTGACGCGGATCGAGCGGCGGATGAACGGCGCGACCGACGCGGCGACGCGCGCCGACCTGCTCGCGCTCCCCGCGCACCTCGACCGCATCGACGCCTGGATCGCCGACGGCACGCTCGGGGGCGAGCCGCCGAACGCCGCGGACCTGCAGATCCTGCCGTCGGTCCGACTGCTGATGACGATCGGCGACGTCGCCCCGCTGATCGAGGGCCGGCCGGTCGCCGATCTCGTGCGCCGGGCGCTGCCCGCCATCGGCGGGCACGTCCCGGCCGGGACCTACCCGGCCGAGTGGCTGCCGGCGCCGGCCGCGGCGACCTGA
- a CDS encoding alpha/beta fold hydrolase, translated as MSHPSTLKLPSGPLVVHDDGPVDGPAVVFVHGFLVDSRLWEATAEALADDHRVVRPDLPLGAHRTPIGTYAALSPRGVARLVLELLDALDLEDVTLVGNDTGGAICQFVLDERPSRVGRLVLTNCDGFETFPPAPFNLVHLLKRVPGGVEVALAPMRLRLGRHIALGTLARTRIPDELLRAWSEPFLTDRAIRRETMTFLRAAWPRDLVEASTRLHRFDGPVLLAWAPADRFFTIGLARRLRDACRDARLVEIPDAKTFVAWDQPQRLADEIRAFAAAQVAAAGAGSHSAG; from the coding sequence ATGAGCCACCCGTCCACCCTGAAGCTCCCGTCCGGCCCCCTCGTCGTGCACGACGACGGTCCCGTCGATGGCCCCGCGGTCGTGTTCGTCCACGGCTTCCTCGTCGACTCCCGGCTGTGGGAGGCGACCGCCGAGGCCCTCGCGGACGACCATCGCGTGGTCCGCCCCGACCTGCCACTCGGCGCGCACCGGACGCCGATCGGGACGTACGCCGCGCTCTCTCCGCGCGGTGTCGCCCGCCTCGTCCTCGAACTCCTCGACGCGCTCGACCTCGAGGACGTGACGCTCGTGGGCAACGACACCGGCGGCGCGATCTGCCAGTTCGTCCTCGACGAGCGCCCGTCCCGCGTCGGCCGGCTGGTCCTGACCAACTGCGATGGCTTCGAGACGTTCCCGCCCGCGCCGTTCAACCTCGTCCACCTGCTCAAGCGCGTCCCCGGCGGCGTGGAGGTGGCGCTGGCGCCCATGCGGTTGCGGCTGGGCCGCCACATCGCGCTCGGGACGCTCGCGCGCACGCGGATCCCGGACGAGCTGCTGCGCGCGTGGAGCGAGCCGTTCCTCACCGACCGGGCGATCCGCCGCGAAACGATGACGTTCCTGCGTGCCGCCTGGCCCCGCGACCTGGTCGAGGCCTCCACGCGCCTGCACCGCTTCGACGGTCCCGTCCTGCTGGCCTGGGCCCCGGCCGACCGCTTCTTCACGATCGGGCTCGCCCGGCGCCTGCGGGACGCCTGCCGCGACGCGCGGCTGGTGGAGATCCCCGACGCGAAGACGTTCGTCGCGTGGGATCAGCCGCAGCGGCTCGCGGACGAGATCCGGGCGTTCGCCGCGGCTCAGGTCGCCGCGGCCGGCGCCGGCAGCCACTCGGCCGGGTAG
- a CDS encoding TetR/AcrR family transcriptional regulator, whose amino-acid sequence MSGASDPAPTKHAARSAATRSALIAAGRELFATRGYAEVGTEEIVRTAGVTRGALYHQFADKRELFAAVYEEIEAELTAQLAPGALEAARTGDPLDALGAAARAFFAGVRDPAVERIALVDAPAVLGWDRWRAIGLAHGLGLTETVLQAAIDAGVLAPQPTRPLAHVLLGALDEAALYVARAADPDAAATEAIAVVDALIAGLRRPA is encoded by the coding sequence ATGAGCGGCGCGTCGGACCCTGCCCCGACCAAGCACGCGGCCCGCTCCGCGGCGACCCGGTCCGCGCTCATCGCTGCAGGCCGCGAGCTGTTCGCCACCCGCGGCTACGCGGAGGTCGGGACCGAGGAGATCGTCCGGACCGCCGGGGTGACCCGGGGGGCGCTCTACCACCAGTTCGCCGACAAGCGCGAGCTGTTCGCCGCCGTGTACGAGGAGATCGAGGCGGAGCTGACCGCCCAGCTCGCCCCCGGCGCCCTGGAGGCCGCCCGGACCGGCGACCCGCTCGACGCGCTCGGCGCGGCCGCCCGGGCCTTCTTCGCCGGCGTCCGAGACCCCGCCGTCGAGCGGATCGCCCTGGTCGACGCACCCGCCGTGCTTGGGTGGGACCGCTGGCGCGCGATCGGGCTGGCCCACGGCCTCGGGCTCACCGAGACCGTCCTGCAGGCCGCGATCGACGCCGGGGTGCTCGCACCGCAGCCGACCCGCCCGCTCGCGCACGTGCTGCTCGGCGCGCTCGACGAGGCGGCCCTCTACGTGGCCCGTGCCGCGGACCCGGACGCGGCCGCCACCGAGGCGATCGCGGTCGTGGACGCCCTCATCGCCGGACTTCGCCGACCCGCATGA
- a CDS encoding AAA family ATPase, which yields MSVQRLRGYLATAATAAREGRDADALAALRLAQDAARTLPATAPERAELAVARAELAQRAGDPAAAAAAFAEACEVDRAASRVDGLAVIRRLRAALATDAAGDRDRARDLADEAVRLSAGLGDALRAEARTVRDRLEGGPPPAPVRRAAPPATPAAPAPDPATVEDLLAELDGLIGLAGVKAEVRRLVALAQVAQARGAAGLPVGVRTRHLAMVGAPGTGKTTVARIVGRLYGALGVVGSGHLVEVTRADLVAGFVGQTAQRTNAVCDQALGGVLFVDEAYSLVSGGQEDFGREALAELVKRMEDDRDRLVVILAGYRDEMETLIAANTGLRSRLQATLEFADYDAAELAAIFDRVVERDHWTLTAGARERAHAALAALHADRGADWANARTARSFYERCLAHQALRVTADGVVAGPDLDTIDEQDVPDGPGWATGPGR from the coding sequence ATGAGCGTCCAGCGCCTGCGCGGCTACCTCGCCACCGCCGCCACCGCCGCGCGCGAGGGCCGCGACGCCGACGCCCTCGCCGCGCTGCGGCTCGCGCAGGACGCGGCCCGGACGCTGCCGGCGACCGCGCCCGAGCGCGCCGAGCTCGCCGTGGCGCGCGCGGAGCTCGCGCAGCGGGCCGGGGATCCGGCCGCGGCGGCCGCCGCCTTCGCGGAGGCCTGCGAGGTCGACCGCGCCGCCTCACGGGTCGACGGACTCGCCGTCATCCGGCGGCTGCGCGCCGCGCTCGCCACCGACGCGGCCGGGGACCGCGACCGGGCACGGGACCTGGCCGACGAGGCGGTGCGGCTGTCCGCCGGTCTCGGGGACGCGCTGCGCGCCGAGGCCCGCACGGTCCGCGACCGGCTCGAGGGCGGCCCGCCCCCGGCGCCCGTCCGGCGTGCGGCCCCGCCGGCCACGCCCGCCGCGCCGGCGCCGGACCCCGCGACGGTCGAGGACCTGCTCGCCGAGCTCGACGGCCTGATCGGCCTCGCCGGTGTCAAGGCCGAGGTCCGCCGCCTCGTCGCGCTCGCGCAGGTCGCGCAGGCCCGCGGCGCCGCCGGCCTGCCCGTCGGCGTGCGCACGCGGCACCTCGCGATGGTCGGCGCGCCCGGCACCGGCAAGACGACCGTCGCCCGCATCGTCGGGCGCCTCTACGGCGCGCTCGGCGTCGTCGGCAGCGGGCACCTCGTCGAGGTCACGCGCGCCGACCTCGTCGCGGGGTTCGTCGGGCAGACCGCGCAGCGCACGAACGCCGTCTGCGACCAGGCGCTCGGCGGCGTCCTGTTCGTCGACGAGGCGTACAGCCTCGTGTCCGGCGGCCAGGAGGACTTCGGGCGCGAGGCGCTCGCCGAGCTCGTCAAGCGCATGGAGGACGACCGCGACCGGCTCGTCGTCATCCTCGCCGGCTACCGGGACGAGATGGAGACGCTGATCGCCGCCAACACCGGCCTGCGCTCGCGGCTGCAGGCGACGCTCGAGTTCGCCGACTACGACGCCGCCGAGCTCGCCGCGATCTTCGACCGGGTCGTGGAGCGCGACCACTGGACGCTCACCGCCGGCGCCCGCGAGCGCGCGCACGCCGCCCTCGCCGCCCTGCACGCCGACCGTGGCGCCGACTGGGCCAACGCGCGCACCGCGCGGAGCTTCTACGAGCGCTGTCTCGCGCACCAGGCGCTGCGCGTGACCGCCGACGGCGTCGTCGCGGGCCCGGACCTGGACACGATCGACGAGCAGGACGTGCCCGACGGTCCCGGGTGGGCGACCGGGCCGGGTCGGTAG
- the folK gene encoding 2-amino-4-hydroxy-6-hydroxymethyldihydropteridine diphosphokinase, with translation MTGYLGLGSNVGDRRGNLQRAVDLLPAQGVTVTAASSTYDTDPVGEVLDQPSFLNACVRIETDLAPEALLDACKAVERELGRILAGEDGYVRHGPRPIDVDLLLLGDAPYRSERLTLPHEQVTSRRFVLVPLLELDLELRTPDGASLAQALAALPLDEGVRREGAPLQVPPAG, from the coding sequence GTGACCGGCTACCTCGGCCTGGGCTCCAACGTCGGCGACCGGCGCGGCAACCTGCAGCGGGCGGTCGACCTGCTGCCCGCACAGGGCGTCACGGTCACGGCGGCGAGCTCGACCTACGACACCGATCCGGTCGGCGAGGTCCTCGACCAGCCGTCGTTCCTCAACGCGTGCGTGCGGATCGAGACCGATCTCGCGCCCGAGGCGCTGCTCGACGCGTGCAAGGCCGTCGAGCGGGAGCTCGGTCGCATCCTCGCCGGGGAGGACGGCTACGTGCGTCACGGGCCGCGCCCGATCGACGTCGACCTGCTGCTGCTCGGGGACGCCCCGTACCGCAGCGAGCGGCTGACGCTGCCGCACGAGCAGGTGACCTCGCGCCGCTTCGTGCTCGTGCCGCTGCTGGAGCTCGACCTCGAGCTGCGCACCCCGGACGGGGCGTCGCTGGCGCAGGCGCTCGCCGCGCTGCCGCTGGACGAGGGCGTGCGCCGCGAGGGCGCGCCGCTGCAGGTCCCGCCGGCCGGCTGA
- a CDS encoding nuclear transport factor 2 family protein — MSTLAFRDAVVAHDHAALVATLAPDVVFCSPAVHKPYAGRDATAFVLAGVLQVFEDFRYVDELHDGDRAVLRFRATVGDREIEGVDLLTVGADGLVTELTVMIRPLSGLQAVVEGMGRALAALQEQGTGA, encoded by the coding sequence ATGAGCACGCTCGCCTTCCGTGACGCCGTCGTGGCCCACGACCACGCGGCGCTGGTCGCCACCCTGGCGCCCGACGTCGTCTTCTGCTCCCCGGCGGTCCACAAGCCCTACGCGGGCCGCGACGCGACCGCGTTCGTGCTCGCCGGGGTGCTGCAGGTGTTCGAGGACTTCCGCTACGTCGACGAGCTGCACGACGGCGACCGCGCGGTGCTCCGCTTCCGCGCCACCGTCGGCGACCGCGAGATCGAGGGCGTCGACCTGCTGACCGTCGGCGCGGACGGCCTCGTCACGGAACTGACGGTGATGATCCGCCCGCTGAGCGGCCTGCAGGCCGTCGTCGAGGGCATGGGCCGCGCGCTCGCCGCGCTCCAGGAGCAGGGGACCGGCGCGTGA
- a CDS encoding acyl-CoA thioesterase has protein sequence MAGEDPHFGRDSAVEPLGDGRYRAFVTPSWSAPVGPNGGYIAAIVIHAIEAQVADPARHLRSITLHYLRSPAVDRDAQVHVTVERSGRSVTTVTARLVQDDDLCILALAALSLPFPPAADYATAPPTLPPYAALPAGDLPEQAPEIAHRLDIRYGLGHPPFSLAPEALTGGYVRLANPVAYDAGVLALLVDAWLPAPWCRLDAVAGAPTLDLTVHFRAPEVALALDPATPLIGRYRSGTSRDGLSEEDAEIWAPDGTLLVQGRQLALLRARRDR, from the coding sequence ATGGCCGGGGAGGACCCGCACTTCGGCCGCGACTCCGCGGTCGAGCCGCTCGGCGACGGCCGCTACCGCGCATTCGTGACGCCCAGCTGGTCGGCGCCGGTCGGGCCCAACGGCGGCTACATCGCGGCGATCGTCATCCACGCGATCGAGGCGCAGGTCGCCGACCCGGCACGCCACCTGCGGTCGATCACGCTGCACTACCTGCGCTCCCCGGCGGTCGACCGCGACGCCCAGGTGCACGTGACCGTCGAGCGGTCGGGCCGGTCGGTCACGACGGTCACGGCGCGGCTCGTGCAGGACGACGACCTCTGCATCCTCGCGCTCGCGGCGCTCTCGCTGCCGTTCCCGCCGGCCGCCGACTACGCGACGGCGCCGCCGACGCTGCCGCCCTACGCGGCGCTCCCGGCGGGGGACCTCCCGGAGCAGGCCCCGGAGATCGCCCACCGCCTCGACATCCGCTACGGCCTCGGGCACCCGCCGTTCAGCCTCGCCCCGGAGGCGCTCACCGGCGGCTACGTGCGGCTCGCGAACCCGGTGGCCTACGACGCCGGGGTCCTGGCACTGCTCGTCGACGCCTGGCTGCCCGCCCCGTGGTGCCGCCTGGACGCGGTCGCGGGCGCGCCGACCCTCGACCTCACCGTCCACTTCCGGGCGCCCGAGGTCGCGCTCGCGCTCGACCCGGCGACGCCGCTGATCGGCCGCTACCGCTCCGGGACGTCCCGGGACGGACTGTCGGAGGAGGACGCCGAGATCTGGGCGCCCGACGGCACGCTGCTGGTGCAGGGCCGGCAGCTGGCGCTGCTGCGGGCGCGACGCGACCGCTGA
- the folB gene encoding dihydroneopterin aldolase — translation MISDEHGPDEDDLEDDLDDDDLDEHDFDEEGGPQTEVTIEVSGLSLYTHHGVTAAEREIGQRLVLDIRMEVGECDATVTDMVDDTVDYGEVCNVCALVAQQRSYKTLERLCSAIADALLDRFAADEVSVKAAKPEPPIALPVDEVSVEVWRTARER, via the coding sequence GTGATCAGCGACGAGCACGGGCCCGACGAGGACGACCTCGAGGACGACCTGGACGACGACGACCTCGACGAGCACGACTTCGACGAGGAGGGCGGCCCGCAGACCGAGGTGACCATCGAGGTCAGCGGCCTGTCGCTGTACACCCACCACGGGGTCACGGCCGCGGAGCGCGAGATCGGCCAGCGGCTCGTCCTGGACATCCGCATGGAGGTCGGGGAGTGCGACGCGACCGTCACCGACATGGTCGACGACACCGTCGACTACGGCGAGGTCTGCAACGTCTGCGCGCTCGTGGCCCAGCAGCGCTCCTACAAGACGCTGGAGCGGCTCTGCTCCGCGATCGCCGACGCGCTCCTCGACCGCTTCGCCGCCGACGAGGTGTCGGTCAAGGCCGCCAAGCCCGAGCCCCCGATCGCGCTGCCCGTCGACGAGGTCAGCGTCGAGGTCTGGCGGACCGCGCGCGAGCGCTAG
- the folP gene encoding dihydropteroate synthase: MAFTVMGIVNVTPDSFSDGGAFLDERDAIAHGRRLAAEGAAILDVGGESTRPGAAAVDAGEELRRVGPVVAALAADGVARVSIDTSKVDVAQSALDAGAVYVNDVTAFRAEPELAGLVADRGVDCCLMHMLGDPRTMQRDPRYDDVVDDILAFLEERITFAVGEGVAEHRIQIDPGIGFGKTIEHNLELVRRIDAFCTLGFPVVVGTSRKSFLGRLTGRDEPARRVAATLATNVLAYERGASVFRVHDVAEHVDALTVAAATLPR; encoded by the coding sequence GTGGCCTTCACCGTCATGGGGATCGTGAACGTGACGCCCGACTCGTTCAGCGACGGCGGCGCGTTCCTCGACGAGCGCGACGCGATCGCGCACGGACGGCGGCTCGCGGCCGAGGGCGCCGCGATCCTCGACGTCGGCGGCGAGTCGACGCGGCCCGGAGCGGCCGCCGTCGACGCGGGCGAGGAGCTGCGGCGCGTGGGGCCGGTCGTCGCCGCGCTGGCGGCGGACGGCGTCGCGCGCGTCTCGATCGACACGTCGAAGGTCGACGTCGCGCAGTCCGCGCTCGACGCCGGGGCCGTGTACGTCAACGACGTGACCGCGTTCCGCGCCGAGCCCGAGCTCGCCGGGCTCGTCGCCGACCGCGGCGTGGACTGCTGCCTCATGCACATGCTCGGCGACCCGCGCACGATGCAGCGCGACCCCCGCTACGACGACGTCGTCGACGACATCCTCGCCTTCCTGGAGGAGCGCATCACCTTCGCGGTCGGCGAGGGGGTCGCCGAGCACCGGATCCAGATCGACCCCGGCATCGGCTTCGGCAAGACGATCGAGCACAACCTCGAGCTCGTGCGACGCATCGACGCGTTCTGCACGCTCGGGTTCCCCGTGGTCGTGGGCACGTCGCGCAAGTCGTTCCTCGGCCGCCTGACCGGCCGCGACGAACCCGCGCGGCGCGTGGCCGCCACGCTGGCCACGAACGTCCTGGCGTACGAGCGCGGTGCGTCGGTCTTCCGCGTCCACGACGTCGCCGAGCACGTGGACGCGCTCACCGTGGCGGCTGCTACGTTGCCGCGGTGA
- the ftsH gene encoding ATP-dependent zinc metalloprotease FtsH, translating to MSRFFKSAAFPILIVVVLAFFAQRLISPGEEPAKLQYSELITKIEAGQVKTVDLRTRDNVLKYELRESPGRDQAKKGETGFTDGNAERLEAQLTAAVQEGKLQSFDVEGRKSNGWLSLLTYVLPFLIFIGFWIFLMNQMQGGGSKVMSFGKSRAKRMSVDSPKITFRDVAGADEAVEELHEIKEFLENPKKFQALGARIPKGVLLFGPPGTGKTLLARAVAGEAGVPFFSISGSDFVEMFVGVGASRVRDLFEQAKQNSPCIIFMDEIDAVGRHRGAGMGGGHDEREQTLNQLLVEMDGFTMTDNIILIAATNRPDILDPALLRPGRFDRQIMVDRPDRKGRAKILDVHTRGKPLAQEIDTDTLAGQTPGFTGADLANLVNEAALLAARTGKREITQVELEEGIMRVIAGPEKKTRVMGEKERLVTAYHEMGHALVGHFLEHADPVHKISVVSRGQALGYTISMPGEDKFLTTRAELLDTMAMTLGGRAAEEIVFGEITTGASNDLQKVTATAKQMVMRFGMSEKLGPRVFGHDHGQPFLGREFSSEPDYSDDIAKEIDAEIRRIVESAHQRAKDLLNEHRESLETISELLLKRETIERDEFVALLEGKSELEVFGPDEVEPPADSTPTASSTPERRDAPRSLPRPGLAGGGVEARGLDSPEKPLL from the coding sequence ATGAGCCGGTTCTTCAAGAGCGCTGCATTCCCGATCCTGATCGTGGTGGTGCTGGCGTTCTTCGCCCAGCGCCTGATCAGCCCGGGGGAGGAGCCCGCGAAGCTCCAGTACTCCGAGCTGATCACGAAGATCGAGGCCGGGCAGGTCAAGACGGTCGACCTGCGCACGCGCGACAACGTCCTCAAGTACGAGCTGCGCGAGTCCCCGGGCCGTGACCAGGCCAAGAAGGGCGAGACGGGCTTCACCGACGGCAACGCGGAGCGCCTCGAGGCGCAGCTGACCGCCGCGGTGCAGGAGGGCAAGCTCCAGAGCTTCGACGTCGAGGGCCGCAAGAGCAACGGCTGGCTGTCGCTGCTGACCTACGTCCTGCCGTTCCTGATCTTCATCGGCTTCTGGATCTTCCTGATGAACCAGATGCAGGGTGGCGGCTCGAAGGTCATGTCCTTCGGCAAGTCCCGCGCCAAGCGCATGTCGGTCGACTCGCCGAAGATCACCTTCCGCGACGTCGCCGGCGCCGACGAGGCCGTCGAGGAGCTGCACGAGATCAAGGAGTTCCTCGAGAACCCGAAGAAGTTCCAGGCGCTCGGCGCCCGGATCCCCAAGGGCGTCCTGCTGTTCGGCCCTCCCGGCACCGGCAAGACGCTGCTGGCCCGCGCGGTCGCCGGCGAGGCCGGGGTCCCGTTCTTCTCGATCTCCGGCTCGGACTTCGTGGAGATGTTCGTCGGCGTCGGCGCGTCCCGCGTGCGCGACCTGTTCGAGCAGGCCAAGCAGAACTCGCCCTGCATCATCTTCATGGACGAGATCGACGCCGTCGGCCGCCACCGCGGCGCCGGCATGGGCGGCGGTCACGACGAGCGCGAGCAGACGCTCAACCAGCTGCTCGTCGAGATGGACGGCTTCACGATGACGGACAACATCATCCTCATCGCGGCCACCAACCGTCCCGACATCCTCGACCCCGCGCTGCTGCGCCCGGGCCGCTTCGACCGCCAGATCATGGTCGACCGCCCCGACCGCAAGGGCCGCGCGAAGATCCTCGACGTCCACACGCGCGGCAAGCCGCTGGCGCAGGAGATCGACACCGACACGCTCGCGGGCCAGACCCCGGGCTTCACCGGCGCCGACCTCGCGAACCTCGTCAACGAGGCCGCCCTGCTCGCCGCCCGCACCGGCAAGCGCGAGATCACCCAGGTGGAGCTCGAGGAGGGGATCATGCGCGTGATCGCCGGTCCCGAGAAGAAGACCCGGGTGATGGGCGAGAAGGAGCGGCTCGTCACCGCGTACCACGAGATGGGCCACGCGCTCGTCGGGCACTTCCTCGAGCACGCCGACCCGGTCCACAAGATCTCGGTCGTCAGCCGCGGCCAGGCGCTCGGGTACACGATCTCGATGCCGGGCGAGGACAAGTTCCTCACCACCCGTGCGGAGCTGCTCGACACGATGGCGATGACGCTCGGCGGTCGCGCCGCGGAGGAGATCGTCTTCGGCGAGATCACGACCGGTGCGTCGAACGACCTGCAGAAGGTCACCGCGACCGCCAAGCAGATGGTCATGCGCTTCGGCATGAGCGAGAAGCTCGGGCCGCGCGTGTTCGGTCACGACCACGGCCAGCCGTTCCTCGGCCGCGAGTTCAGCTCCGAGCCCGACTACAGCGACGACATCGCCAAGGAGATCGACGCGGAGATCCGCCGGATCGTCGAGTCCGCGCACCAGCGCGCCAAGGACCTCCTCAACGAGCACCGCGAGTCGCTCGAGACGATCTCCGAGCTGCTGCTCAAGCGCGAGACGATCGAGCGCGACGAGTTCGTGGCGCTGCTCGAGGGCAAGTCCGAGCTCGAGGTCTTCGGGCCCGACGAGGTCGAGCCGCCGGCGGACTCCACGCCGACCGCGTCCTCGACCCCCGAGCGTCGCGACGCGCCGCGCTCGCTGCCGCGTCCCGGCCTCGCGGGTGGCGGCGTCGAGGCGCGCGGCCTCGACAGCCCCGAGAAGCCGCTGCTCTAG